From one Sardina pilchardus chromosome 6, fSarPil1.1, whole genome shotgun sequence genomic stretch:
- the LOC134082327 gene encoding uncharacterized protein LOC134082327, translating to MAKLPTSTPQHLTLVGNGVKSSRVAPPRPVAVAPARKEENLTFVGNFTHAPNITQDQLLALLNSQKGPDSGSAGIRGVPSAQKTPLHLTRPCGSEIMKHTYPSAVVRMSTREQELLSVSAVHQRETGGLTHVGTISSSSSALRQEAGPLTFVGNCTGPAAALHGQQHMKPMQAQVPGSVAQGGFIPLGVVPTRSTPAAPAGLPTGAGGEVPTYCKSTVHSNQAERVKMMEYHRDMVSYYRGLKRKAEHVPAREGSGCPNELQTGGVRDRTLDEPRQKTWWDNATEGVVLPEDAVEKLDAIPGIWDLAIQMGFLTVC from the exons atggccaagCTGCCCACCTCAACACCTCAGCACCTCACTCTCGTGGGCAACGGTGTCAAGAGCAGCCGGGTGGCTCCTCCCAGACCTGTAGCAGTGGCTCCAGCGAGGAAGGAGGAGAACCTGACATTCGTTGGGAACTTCACTCATGCTCCGAACATCACCCAGGACCAGCTATTGGCCCTGCTGAATTCCCAAAAGGGCCCTGACTCTGGGAGTGCAGGCATCCGTGGTGTTCCGTCCGCCCAGAAGACACCACTCCATCTCACTCGGCCCTGTGGCAGTGAGATCATGAAACATACCTACCCATCTGCAG TTGTGCGGATGTCAACACGAGAGCAGGAGCTGCTGTCCGTCTCTGCTGTTCATCAGCGGGAGACTGGTGGACTGACCCATGTGGGCACAATCAGCTCATCCAGTAGTGCTTTGAGGCAGGAGGCTGGACCCCTTACCTTTGTGGGGAACTGCACCGGCCCTGCCGCAGCACTTCATGGTCAGCAACACATGAAGCCGATGCAAGCCCAGGTGCCAGGCAGTGTCGCCCAGGGAGGATTCATCCCTCTGGGGGTCGTTCCCACTCGGTCTACCCCTGCAGCTCCGGCAGGTCTCCCCACTGGGGCCGGTGGTGAAGTCCCGACCTACTGTAAGAGCACAGTCCACTCCAACCAAGCGGAGCGTGTGAAGATGATGGAGTACCACCGTGACATGGTCTCCTACTACAGAGGGCTCAAGCGTAAGGCTGAGCACGTCCCAGCGAGGGAGGGGTCAGGGTGCCCCAACGAGCTCCAGACAGGAGGTGTCCGTGACAGGACCTTGGACGAGCCTCGGCAGAAGACGTGGTGGGACAACGCCACAGAGGGCGTCGTTCTTCCTGAGGACGCTGTCGAGAAACTTGATGCCATTCCTGGCATCTGGGATTTGGCCATACAGATGGGCTTTCTGACTGTCTGCTAG